In a single window of the Pelagibacterium sp. 26DY04 genome:
- a CDS encoding FdhF/YdeP family oxidoreductase, protein MPHQHQTVGGGPKKVLYTLQTVARMGVGKAAKALTARNTCKACAYGMGGQAGGMTNELGEFPSVCNKSVQAQSTDIQPAIPHAIFAHPLADLKELTGREMEHLGRLGDPVYKPAGADRYSVVSWDWALDHAAARLLATTPDRTFFYSSGRSSNEAGFIFQLLARAFGTNNVNNCSYYCHQATSEGLATTIGKGTATVELADLKGADLIFVIGANPSSNHPRFIHMLKACRDRGGQVIVINPAREPGLVKFAVPKSPSSMLKGGDEIASDYLQPRIGSDVALMTGIARAVIEKGHADQHFVAAHTRGFEAFRASVLAQSWESIEEKTCISRARIEEIADRYGEAENAVFAWGMGMTHHVHGVENVEMIANLALLRGMVGKRFAGLLPLRGHSNVQGIGTIGVKPVVAEDVFAAMERAFGLTLSRTKGLDTMACLAAAHRGEMDAAVIMGGNLYGASPDTNWAGEALDRIGFKLFLTTTLNLGHVHGHDGSESLILPVTARDEEWEPTTQESMFNFVRLSDGGIDRLANVRPESVILCDLAERILPPGQLDFRVFKTHSKVREAIAEIVPGMEALADIDVAKREFHIRNRVLHEPSFGGAEGKASFVTVKLPEPVSAPDGRTSLTLATIRSEGQFNTIVYEDADSYRKSAPRWSVLLNAEDMAALGVAEGDAVNLASARGKMTGLKAIAFDIPRGSALAYYPEANVLVGTEIDPRSKTPAFKSVPVWIEH, encoded by the coding sequence ATGCCGCATCAGCACCAGACCGTCGGGGGAGGTCCCAAGAAGGTCCTCTATACGCTGCAGACCGTGGCCCGCATGGGCGTGGGCAAGGCCGCCAAGGCGCTGACGGCCAGGAACACCTGCAAGGCCTGCGCCTATGGCATGGGCGGGCAGGCGGGCGGGATGACCAATGAGTTGGGCGAATTCCCCTCTGTTTGCAACAAATCCGTACAGGCGCAATCGACCGATATCCAGCCTGCCATTCCGCACGCAATCTTCGCGCACCCGCTTGCCGATCTCAAGGAACTGACCGGCCGGGAGATGGAGCATCTGGGGCGGTTGGGCGATCCGGTCTACAAACCGGCCGGCGCGGATCGCTATTCCGTCGTTTCCTGGGACTGGGCGCTGGACCATGCCGCCGCCCGCCTTCTGGCGACGACGCCCGATCGCACCTTCTTTTATTCCTCGGGCCGCTCGTCCAACGAAGCGGGCTTCATCTTCCAGCTCCTCGCCCGCGCCTTCGGTACCAACAACGTCAACAACTGCTCGTATTATTGCCATCAGGCGACCAGCGAAGGGCTGGCGACCACGATCGGCAAGGGAACGGCGACGGTCGAGTTGGCCGATCTCAAAGGCGCCGATCTGATCTTCGTCATCGGCGCCAACCCCTCCTCGAACCATCCGCGCTTCATCCACATGCTCAAGGCCTGCCGCGACAGGGGCGGGCAGGTGATCGTCATCAATCCGGCAAGGGAGCCGGGGCTGGTCAAGTTCGCGGTGCCGAAATCGCCATCCTCGATGCTCAAGGGCGGCGACGAGATCGCATCGGACTATCTCCAGCCGCGCATCGGTTCCGACGTCGCGCTAATGACCGGCATCGCCCGCGCGGTGATCGAAAAGGGCCATGCCGACCAACATTTCGTTGCGGCCCATACCCGTGGCTTTGAAGCCTTCAGGGCGTCGGTGCTGGCGCAAAGCTGGGAAAGCATCGAAGAAAAGACCTGCATCTCCCGCGCCCGCATCGAAGAGATCGCCGATCGTTATGGCGAGGCTGAAAACGCCGTTTTCGCCTGGGGCATGGGCATGACGCACCATGTCCACGGCGTCGAGAATGTCGAGATGATCGCCAATCTCGCCCTGCTGCGCGGCATGGTGGGCAAGAGGTTTGCCGGCCTGCTGCCGCTGCGCGGGCACTCCAACGTGCAAGGCATCGGCACGATTGGGGTCAAGCCCGTGGTCGCCGAGGACGTGTTCGCCGCCATGGAGCGCGCGTTCGGGCTGACGCTGAGCCGGACCAAGGGCCTCGACACCATGGCCTGCCTTGCCGCCGCGCATCGCGGCGAGATGGACGCAGCGGTGATCATGGGCGGCAATCTCTATGGCGCTTCGCCCGATACCAATTGGGCCGGGGAGGCGCTGGATCGGATCGGGTTCAAGCTGTTCCTCACCACGACCCTCAATCTGGGGCACGTCCACGGGCATGACGGGAGCGAAAGCCTCATCTTGCCGGTCACGGCGCGTGACGAGGAATGGGAGCCCACCACGCAGGAATCGATGTTCAATTTCGTCCGGCTCTCGGATGGCGGCATCGACAGGCTCGCCAATGTGCGCCCCGAAAGCGTCATCCTGTGCGATCTCGCCGAGCGTATCCTGCCGCCCGGCCAGCTCGATTTCCGGGTGTTCAAGACCCATTCGAAGGTGCGCGAGGCGATCGCCGAGATCGTGCCGGGCATGGAGGCGCTGGCCGATATCGATGTGGCCAAGCGCGAGTTCCACATCAGGAACCGCGTGCTGCACGAACCCAGTTTCGGCGGGGCGGAAGGGAAGGCCAGCTTCGTCACCGTCAAGCTGCCCGAGCCCGTCAGCGCGCCGGATGGAAGAACGTCACTGACCCTGGCCACCATCCGCTCGGAGGGCCAGTTCAACACCATCGTCTACGAGGACGCCGATTCCTACCGCAAGAGCGCGCCACGCTGGTCGGTGCTGCTCAATGCCGAGGATATGGCGGCGCTTGGCGTTGCCGAAGGCGATGCGGTGAATCTCGCCTCGGCGCGCGGGAAGATGACCGGGCTAAAGGCCATCGCCTTCGACATTCCGCGCGGTTCGGCGCTGGCTTATTATCCAGAGGCCAATGTGCTGGTTGGCACCGAGATCGATCCGCGTTCCAAAACTCCGGCCTTCAAATCCGTCCCGGTGTGGATCGAGCATTAG
- the glgX gene encoding glycogen debranching protein GlgX has product MSKDTSPASPAPLGATVTDTGVSFGVYSETAEKIWVCLFDDQDEETDRIELSRGEGNVWSTHVDGLAANASYGLRADGRYDPAQGYYFDPNKLLVDPYARRIDRTFVRSPKLRLPRAESVDTAPLVPKALVQDIVRAPEWKQDTDRPHLIYELNVRPFTMRHPSVQGPLRGTVAGMTTGFVIDHLKHIGVDVVELMPIAGWMDDGHLPPLGLTNVWGYNPITYFATDPRIIPRGPQSLRHMIETYREAGIRVVLDVVYNHTGEGDSQGPVISMKGLDARTYYRHVEADGELHLVNDSGTGNTLQCDHPAVQNLVIDSLRYWVTEFGVAGFRFDLATVLGRSRDGFSSDAELLERMRTDDILKDCLLIAEPWDPGPGGYHVGSFGEPFLEWNDRYRDEVRKFWRGEDGMIGALAGKLAGSADQFNHDGRKPSAGVNFLAAHDGFTLADLVSYENKHNEANGEDNRDGHNANYSWNNGAEGPTEDQAAITARRNDVRALLATLFVSHGSLMLTAGDEFGRTQGGNNNAYAQDNDITWLDWENADGDLVNFVAALSEIRRNHPALRSDRFLTGEEKNGFKDVMWLRPDGAEMAQEDWNRPDSSVLGMFLHEEGEVLLVWFNRLREDVEVKLPAEESLDFELVLVSSIDAEVIVDKQSLTLPPRSVVVLAHTNGKS; this is encoded by the coding sequence AAAAGATCTGGGTCTGCCTTTTCGACGACCAGGACGAGGAGACCGACAGGATCGAGTTGAGCCGGGGCGAGGGCAATGTCTGGTCCACCCATGTCGATGGACTTGCCGCCAACGCCAGCTACGGCCTGCGGGCCGATGGACGTTACGACCCCGCCCAGGGGTATTATTTCGACCCCAACAAACTGCTGGTCGATCCCTATGCCCGCCGCATCGATCGCACCTTCGTGCGCAGCCCCAAGCTGCGGCTGCCGCGCGCCGAGAGCGTCGACACGGCGCCGCTGGTGCCCAAGGCTTTGGTGCAGGACATCGTTCGCGCACCCGAATGGAAGCAGGACACTGACCGTCCGCACCTTATCTACGAGCTCAATGTCCGCCCCTTCACCATGCGTCACCCTTCGGTGCAGGGGCCGCTTCGCGGCACGGTCGCGGGCATGACCACGGGGTTCGTCATCGATCACCTCAAACATATTGGCGTCGATGTGGTCGAACTCATGCCCATTGCCGGCTGGATGGATGACGGGCATCTGCCGCCGCTCGGTCTCACCAATGTCTGGGGCTACAATCCGATCACCTATTTCGCGACCGACCCGCGCATCATTCCGCGCGGGCCCCAATCGCTGCGCCACATGATCGAGACCTATCGCGAAGCCGGCATCCGCGTCGTGCTCGATGTGGTCTACAATCACACCGGCGAAGGCGATTCGCAGGGCCCGGTGATCTCCATGAAGGGGCTGGATGCCCGCACATATTATCGCCATGTGGAAGCTGACGGCGAATTGCATCTGGTCAACGACTCGGGGACGGGCAACACGCTGCAATGCGACCACCCTGCCGTTCAGAACCTGGTCATCGACAGCCTCAGATATTGGGTCACAGAGTTCGGGGTGGCCGGTTTCCGCTTCGATCTTGCCACGGTCCTGGGCCGTTCACGCGACGGCTTTTCTTCTGACGCCGAACTGCTCGAGCGCATGAGGACCGATGACATCCTCAAGGATTGCCTTTTGATCGCCGAACCGTGGGATCCCGGTCCGGGCGGATATCACGTTGGCAGCTTCGGCGAGCCGTTTCTTGAGTGGAACGATCGCTATCGCGACGAAGTCCGCAAATTCTGGAGGGGTGAAGATGGTATGATCGGGGCCTTGGCGGGCAAGCTCGCCGGATCGGCCGATCAATTCAATCATGACGGGCGCAAGCCCTCCGCCGGCGTCAATTTCCTGGCGGCGCATGACGGCTTTACCCTCGCCGACCTCGTGTCGTACGAGAACAAGCACAACGAGGCCAATGGCGAAGACAACCGCGATGGCCATAACGCCAATTATTCCTGGAACAATGGAGCCGAAGGCCCAACCGAGGATCAGGCGGCCATCACCGCCCGCCGCAATGATGTGCGTGCCCTTTTGGCAACGCTGTTCGTGTCGCACGGTTCACTTATGTTAACGGCGGGCGATGAATTCGGCCGCACCCAGGGCGGCAACAACAATGCTTATGCCCAGGACAACGATATCACCTGGCTCGATTGGGAAAACGCAGACGGAGACCTTGTCAACTTCGTGGCGGCATTGAGCGAAATTCGCCGCAACCATCCCGCGCTGCGCAGCGACCGTTTCCTGACCGGCGAAGAAAAGAATGGCTTCAAGGACGTGATGTGGTTGCGTCCCGATGGCGCCGAAATGGCGCAAGAGGACTGGAATCGCCCGGATTCTTCGGTTTTGGGCATGTTCCTCCATGAAGAGGGCGAAGTGCTTCTCGTCTGGTTCAACCGGCTTCGTGAAGATGTCGAAGTGAAGCTTCCAGCCGAAGAAAGCCTTGATTTCGAGCTCGTGCTCGTCTCGTCCATCGATGCGGAAGTCATTGTCGACAAGCAAAGCCTGACATTGCCGCCGCGCAGCGTCGTGGTGCTCGCCCACACGAACGGAAAGTCCTGA
- a CDS encoding biopolymer transporter Tol: protein MLISDQVIEAPNWTPDGQWLIFNAGGELWRMPADGSAEPDPIDTGSIRRLNNDHVLSPDGQTIYMSNNDGHLYAVPIAGGQPRKVSNTHSVYFRHYLHGISPDGETLCYVAVEGDEPRRANIFTIPADGGPDTRLSDISEPNDGPEFSPDGEWIYFNSERAVTEPGHAQIFRMRPDGTGIEQLTHDERVNWFPHPSPDGEWIVYLSYPQGTLGHPADRHVILRRMRPDGSEMADVAAFFGGQGTINVNSWAPDSRRFAFVAYPVS from the coding sequence GTGCTGATCTCCGACCAGGTGATCGAGGCACCCAATTGGACGCCGGACGGGCAATGGCTGATCTTCAACGCCGGCGGCGAACTCTGGCGGATGCCCGCCGATGGCAGCGCTGAGCCCGATCCCATCGATACCGGCTCCATCCGCCGGCTCAACAACGATCATGTGCTCTCGCCCGACGGCCAGACCATCTATATGAGCAACAATGACGGCCATCTCTACGCCGTGCCGATCGCCGGCGGACAGCCCCGCAAGGTTTCCAACACCCACTCGGTCTATTTCCGCCACTATCTCCACGGCATCTCGCCAGACGGGGAAACGCTTTGCTATGTGGCGGTCGAAGGCGACGAACCCCGCCGCGCCAACATCTTCACCATTCCCGCCGACGGTGGTCCCGACACACGCCTCTCGGACATCTCCGAGCCCAATGACGGACCCGAATTCTCGCCCGATGGGGAATGGATCTATTTTAATTCCGAGCGCGCGGTGACCGAGCCCGGCCATGCCCAGATCTTCCGCATGCGGCCCGACGGAACCGGCATCGAGCAGTTGACTCACGACGAACGTGTCAACTGGTTCCCGCACCCTTCCCCTGATGGCGAATGGATCGTCTATCTCAGCTACCCTCAGGGAACCCTGGGCCATCCGGCCGACAGGCACGTCATCTTGCGCCGCATGCGTCCCGATGGCAGCGAAATGGCCGACGTGGCCGCATTTTTCGGCGGCCAGGGAACCATCAACGTCAATTCCTGGGCCCCCGACAGTCGCCGCTTCGCCTTCGTCGCCTATCCCGTGAGCTAA
- a CDS encoding DMT family transporter → MTTATRTSPFHLLLAFGSGGLLTLMVDFNGLVGLHGGALYSSWVAHGTGTVAAIVFLALLRFAPQVDAGTGKLNAPLWAYLGGVSGAVTVMLTSTTVNSPLALSGTLALGLAGQVVFSLAADRWGLFGLPKRIPRLKDFAALALIFAGSVIIIFGQG, encoded by the coding sequence ATGACCACCGCCACCCGCACCTCGCCATTCCACCTCCTCCTCGCCTTCGGCAGCGGCGGCCTGCTGACGCTGATGGTGGATTTCAACGGGCTGGTCGGCCTCCATGGCGGGGCGCTCTATTCCTCATGGGTTGCCCATGGCACCGGAACCGTGGCGGCGATCGTCTTCCTGGCCCTGCTGCGCTTTGCGCCGCAGGTGGACGCCGGGACCGGCAAGCTCAACGCGCCGCTCTGGGCCTATCTCGGCGGCGTATCGGGCGCCGTGACCGTGATGCTGACTTCAACGACGGTCAATTCGCCGCTCGCCCTTTCGGGCACCTTGGCGCTCGGGCTGGCCGGTCAGGTCGTCTTTTCGCTGGCCGCCGATCGCTGGGGATTGTTCGGGCTGCCCAAGCGCATACCGCGTCTCAAGGATTTTGCCGCCCTTGCGCTGATCTTTGCCGGATCAGTAATCATCATTTTCGGCCAGGGGTGA
- a CDS encoding DMT family transporter, which produces MTNAILFALLAGILVSLSRQLNGRLALSTSALIASFWNHAVGFAVLTILGLLIGGLWPQGALDAPWYAYLGGMIGVVFVASGSWLIARIGAVNTAMLVIGGQMVFGVLLDLVRGAGGNLVMSFIGVVMIIAGMALTQKRD; this is translated from the coding sequence ATGACCAACGCCATTCTTTTCGCCCTGCTTGCCGGCATTCTGGTTTCGCTTTCCCGCCAGCTCAATGGCCGGCTGGCGCTTTCGACAAGCGCGCTGATCGCCTCGTTCTGGAACCATGCCGTCGGCTTTGCCGTGCTGACGATCCTGGGGCTGCTCATCGGCGGACTTTGGCCCCAAGGCGCTCTCGATGCGCCATGGTATGCCTATCTCGGGGGCATGATCGGGGTCGTTTTCGTCGCGTCGGGAAGTTGGCTGATCGCCCGCATCGGGGCCGTCAACACGGCAATGCTGGTGATCGGCGGGCAGATGGTTTTTGGCGTGCTGCTCGATCTCGTCCGCGGCGCCGGCGGCAATCTCGTCATGAGCTTTATCGGCGTCGTGATGATCATCGCCGGCATGGCGCTGACGCAGAAGCGCGATTGA